A genomic region of Alnus glutinosa chromosome 11, dhAlnGlut1.1, whole genome shotgun sequence contains the following coding sequences:
- the LOC133882292 gene encoding L-type lectin-domain containing receptor kinase IX.1-like, with translation MAFHSQKLLLHLLHLPYMMTTIFLFLIIPCASQLSFNYTDFSQINSEVIITTGNATFSGSVIRLTPNEVDNWGRARYSDTMQLWENSTGKVASFTTNFSFIISSEGAESYSDGLTFFLAGSDFPPPIPIDGSGIGLVSRKQMSDSAFLATNKFVAVEFDTFRNDGWDPPDPVREHVGININSMTSRNSTTWYSIIKENRAYSSSISYDPTTQNLSVSFTGFNSTNDNVPIKQHLSSIVDLREHLPERVKFGFTAGTGLISELHILCSWSFESTTPLLIPKSPQPQPNKNEKQSKAGLVVGLSVGGCVLIMGLGIVWLMKRKKRARGGGDEDLGFDLSMDDEFERGTGPKKFSYKELVRATNNFAEENKLGEGGFGGVYKGFLREMNSYVAVKRVSRGSNQGVKEYASEVKSISGLRHRNLVQLIGWCHENKDLLLVYEFIPNGSLDSRLFKSKSLLKWATRYNIAKGLASALLYLHEELEQCVLHRDIKSSNIILDSSFNAKLGDFGLARMVEHAKGSQTTALAGTMGYMAIECVISGKASKESDIYSFGIVALEIACGRKAIESNAKEDEIILVEWVWELYGRGELLDATDSRLCGDFDEQQMERLMIVGLWCAHPDYSLRPSIRKVISVLDFEASLPVDLGTKMPVPTYVAPSGRASTSSATASEVQQAQSSSHSYSDKGSSQITTASSSATR, from the coding sequence ATGGCTTTCCATTCACAAAAGctgcttcttcatcttcttcatcttccctACATGATGACAACTATTTTCCTCTTTCTCATAATCCCCTGCGCATCCCAGTTATCATTCAACTACACAGATTTTTCTCAAATTAATTCCGAAGTTATAATAACGACAGGAAACGCTACATTCTCAGGTTCAGTCATTCGACTCACGCCGAATGAAGTGGACAACTGGGGTCGAGCCAGATATTCAGACACCATGCAACTCTGGGAAAACAGTACAGGAAAAGTCGCGAGTTTCACTACCAATTTctcttttatcatctcttcGGAAGGTGCAGAAAGCTATTCAGATGGGCTAACGTTCTTCCTTGCAGGCTCCGATTTCCCTCCACCTATTCCAATAGATGGCTCTGGCATTGGCCTTGTGAGCCGCAAGCAAATGAGTGACTCAGCTTTCTTAGCTACAAATAAATTCGTTGCGGTGGAATTTGATACTTTCCGGAATGATGGATGGGATCCGCCTGACCCAGTTCGAGAGCACGTTGGTATCAATATCAACAGCATGACATCTCGGAACTCGACAACATGGTATAGCATCATTAAGGAGAATAGAGCATACAGTTCTAGTATTAGTTACGATCCCACCACACAAAATTTAAGTGTCAGCTTCACTGGATTCAATAGTACTAATGATAACGTCCCAATAAAACAACacctttcttctatagttgatTTGAGAGAGCACTTACCAGAAAGGGTTAAATTTGGCTTCACGGCCGGAACAGGACTGATTTCCGAGTTGCATATTCTTTGCTCGTGGTCTTTTGAATCAACAACACCACTTCTGATTCCGAAATCTCCACAACCACAGCCAAACAAGAATGAAAAACAAAGCAAGGCAGGTTTGGTGGTGGGGCTGAGCGTGGGTGGATGCGTTTTAATTATGGGTTTGGGGATAGTTTGGCTTATGAAAAGGAAGAAGCGGGCTAGAGGGGGAGGAGATGAGGATTTGGGCTTTGATCTTTCCATGGACGACGAATTTGAACGTGGTACAGGGCCAAAGAAATTTTCCTACAAAGAATTGGTTCGCGCAACGAATAACTTTGCAGAGGAAAATAAGCTTGGAGAAGGAGGGTTCGGTGGGGTTTACAAAGGATTTCTAAGAGAAATGAATTCCTATGTTGCTGTCAAGAGGGTGTCAAGGGGGTCCAACCAAGGGGTAAAGGAGTACGCATCTGAGGTGAAGAGCATTAGTGGACTGAGGCACAGGAATTTGGTTCAACTCATTGGTTGGTGCCACGAAAACAAAGATCTCCTACTCGTTTATGAATTCATTCCGAATGGCAGCTTGGATTCGCGTCTTTTCAAAAGTAAGAGTTTGTTAAAATGGGCGACGAGGTACAACATTGCTAAAGGTTTGGCGTCGGCGTTGCTATACTTACACGAAGAATTGGAGCAATGCGTTCTCCATAGGGACATAAAGTCGAGCAACATCATATTGGATTCAAGTTTCAATGCAAAGCTTGGGGATTTCGGCTTAGCCAGGATGGTGGAACATGCAAAGGGATCCCAAACCACGGCTTTGGCCGGGACGATGGGCTACATGGCCATTGAATGTGTTATCTCCGGCAAGGCTAGCAAGGAGTCAGATATATACAGTTTTGGGATTGTGGCTTTGGAGATAGCCTGCGGAAGAAAAGCCATCGAATCGAATGCTAAGGAAGACGAGATAATTTTAGTGGAGTGGGTTTGGGAGCTGTATGGAAGGGGAGAGCTTCTTGATGCAACCGACTCCAGATTGTGTGGAGATTTTGATGAGCAGCAAATGGAACGGTTGATGATCGTAGGGCTCTGGTGTGCTCACCCAGATTATAGTCTCAGGCCTTCAATAAGGAAAGTCATTAGTGTGCTTGATTTTGAAGCTTCATTACCCGTTGATCTGGGAACAAAGATGCCTGTGCCAACCTATGTTGCCCCTTCTGGTAGGGCATCTACATCTTCAGCTACTGCTTCTGAAGTCCAGCAGGCTCAGTCTTCAAGCCATAGTTATAGTGACAAAGGTTCCTCACAAATCACTACGGCATCTTCTTCGGCTACCAGGTAA
- the LOC133881186 gene encoding mannose/glucose-specific lectin-like, protein MAFHSQKLLLHFLHLPYLMSTTILFLIIPFASQLSFNYTDFSQPIILTGNATISGSVIQLTPNAVDNWGRATYSETMLLWENSTREVANFTTSFSFIISSEGAERYSDGLMFFLASPDFPPPTPTDGSGLGLVSRDQMRDSTFLAANKFVAVEFDTFWNSDVDQPDPANAHVGININNMTSRNSTTWYSIIKEKRTYSSSISYDPSTQNLSVSFTGFKSNDPVPIKQHLSSIVDLRDHLPERVKFGFTAGTGLISELHILCSWSFESSLLIQKSPQPQPNKIENLHNHVQ, encoded by the coding sequence ATGGCTTTCCATTCACAAAAGCtgcttcttcattttcttcatcttccctACTTGATGTCAACTACTATCCTCTTCCTCATAATCCCTTTCGCATCTCAGTTATCATTCAACTACACCGATTTCTCTCAACCTATAATACTGACAGGAAACGCTACAATCTCAGGTTCAGTCATCCAACTCACCCCAAATGCGGTGGACAACTGGGGTCGAGCCACGTATTCAGAAACCATGCTTCTCTGGGAAAATAGTACACGAGAAGTTGCCAACTTCACTACCAGCTTCTCTTTCATCATCTCTTCGGAAGGTGCAGAAAGGTATTCAGATGGGCTAATGTTCTTCCTCGCAAGCCCCGATTTCCCTCCACCCACTCCAACAGACGGCTCTGGCCTTGGCCTTGTGAGCCGCGACCAAATGAGAGACTCAACTTTCTTAGCTGCAAATAAATTCGTTGCGGTGGAATTTGACACTTTCTGGAATAGCGATGTGGATCAGCCTGACCCAGCTAATGCGCACGTTGGTATCAACATCAACAACATGACATCTCGGAACTCGACAACATGGTATAGCATCATTAAGGAGAAGAGAACATACAGTTCTAGTATTAGTTACGATCCCAGCACACAAAATTTAAGTGTGAGCTTCACTGGATTCAAAAGTAATGATCCCGTCCCAATAAAACAACACCTTTCATCTATAGTTGATTTGAGAGATCACTTACCAGAAAGGGTTAAATTTGGCTTCACGGCCGGAACAGGACTGATTTCCGAGTTGCATATTCTTTGCTCGTGGTCCTTTGAATCATCACTTCTGATTCAGAAATCTCCACAACCACAGCCAAACAAGATTGAGAATCTCCACAACCACGTCCAATGA